A portion of the Pseudodesulfovibrio alkaliphilus genome contains these proteins:
- a CDS encoding flagellar motor protein MotB, translating to MARKEEPVIRRKPLHEPSPAPGLPPWMATFADMMTLLLCFFVLLLSFAEQSEQKYRDALGSIRGAFGVRELRTVSDTMARFDTSQSAREMVDRISPDDRLLLGVIMRIKSLMENEDRMIQEGTGVSADRDGVVFGADSAVLFRPGTAELAPGADRVLDKVIDVLREYKLSLVVRGHTDDRPIATAKFPSNWELSSARAAVALDYILRKGGIDINRAKAVGYADTRPAVPNDSDEHRLKNQRVEFYLHMPQRDAW from the coding sequence ATGGCCAGAAAAGAAGAACCCGTCATCAGGCGAAAGCCGCTGCATGAACCGTCTCCGGCTCCGGGGTTGCCGCCGTGGATGGCAACCTTTGCGGATATGATGACCTTGCTTTTGTGCTTTTTCGTACTTTTGCTCTCCTTTGCCGAGCAGAGCGAGCAAAAGTATCGCGATGCCCTCGGGTCCATTCGGGGGGCATTTGGCGTCAGGGAGTTGCGCACGGTTTCGGACACCATGGCCCGGTTCGATACCAGCCAGTCCGCCAGGGAGATGGTGGACCGCATTTCCCCGGACGACAGACTCTTGCTCGGCGTGATCATGCGTATCAAGTCCCTGATGGAAAACGAGGATCGGATGATCCAGGAAGGCACCGGGGTAAGCGCGGACCGCGACGGCGTGGTTTTCGGCGCGGACTCGGCCGTACTGTTTCGTCCAGGGACGGCGGAGCTGGCACCCGGGGCCGACAGGGTGCTCGACAAGGTCATTGATGTGCTCAGGGAATACAAGCTCAGTCTTGTGGTGCGAGGCCATACCGATGACAGACCCATCGCGACCGCAAAGTTTCCTTCCAATTGGGAGTTGTCTTCAGCCCGGGCGGCCGTGGCTTTGGATTACATCCTGCGCAAGGGCGGCATCGACATCAACCGCGCCAAGGCCGTGGGCTACGCCGACACGCGGCCCGCTGTGCCCAACGACTCTGACGAGCACCGTCTGAAGAACCAGCGCGTGGAATTCTATTTGCACATGCCCCAGCGCGACGCTTGGTAG
- a CDS encoding flagellar motor protein MotB has protein sequence MPKKIDSQPSPQEGVKTALPKKEPGIPPWMATFADMVTLLLCFFVLLLSFTNMDITNFRLLMGSIQQALGVQEEDSGALSAPFVDASFAERRSVRENREIVEVGARLRDFIRARDLTHMARVSADKSGVMLRFDNSAVFREGSAELTPRAHEALAAVIAGMENRNFNLVIRGHTDGESPEAGPYASNWELSAARAAACLRFILENSDIPARRMKAVGYASAKPLVPGISEENRRINRRVEFFYIPVGRTDW, from the coding sequence ATGCCCAAAAAGATCGACAGTCAGCCGTCGCCCCAGGAAGGCGTCAAAACCGCTCTGCCTAAAAAAGAGCCGGGTATTCCTCCTTGGATGGCTACCTTTGCCGACATGGTGACGCTGCTTTTGTGCTTTTTTGTTCTCCTGCTTTCCTTCACCAATATGGACATCACCAACTTCCGTTTGCTCATGGGCTCCATCCAGCAGGCGCTGGGAGTTCAGGAGGAGGATAGCGGCGCCCTGTCTGCGCCTTTTGTCGACGCCTCCTTCGCCGAACGCCGCAGCGTACGCGAGAATCGGGAGATCGTGGAGGTGGGCGCTCGGCTCAGGGATTTCATCCGGGCCAGGGATCTGACCCACATGGCCCGGGTCAGCGCGGACAAGTCCGGGGTCATGCTCCGCTTCGACAACAGCGCCGTGTTTCGCGAAGGGTCGGCAGAATTGACGCCCCGGGCGCACGAGGCGTTGGCCGCAGTCATCGCCGGAATGGAGAACAGGAATTTCAACCTGGTCATTCGCGGCCATACCGACGGCGAATCGCCTGAAGCCGGTCCGTATGCTTCCAACTGGGAACTCTCGGCCGCTCGAGCCGCTGCCTGTCTGCGCTTTATCCTCGAAAATTCCGACATCCCCGCCAGGCGCATGAAGGCGGTGGGCTATGCGAGCGCAAAACCGCTGGTGCCGGGCATTTCTGAGGAGAACAGGCGGATCAACAGGCGTGTGGAATTCTTTTACATTCCCGTTGGGCGCACCGACTGGTAG
- a CDS encoding PEP/pyruvate-binding domain-containing protein, whose amino-acid sequence MAKTQKKPAQKAENAKAANTGANTESLKEKLVLNGAEITQIGEEAELLVGGKNYNTAIISQVQGIRAPEFRAISSHAFHIILDETKVNAAVVRSTVDKEYNQVDWHSDEVNQDSEFLQKFVRRVGRKIREQSAKQSGTPIKLRTFINNVVEGFATSPEGIDQLRKRSVLVQSAILSVEVPEAIGGEVKDAYQSICKEAGMDDVPVAVRSSAAGEDSRKKAFAGLQDTYLNIVGADECLEAYHWDCASAYNLRSMTYRREAILDAITKAEETGNDSIAETAKKEWAIEHTSLSVCIMRMINPVISGTAFSADTATGCRGTDRNDLVSIDASYGLGEAVVGGMVTPDKFYVFQRDGNREVVIRYMGCKEKKIVYKEDGSGTHVVKVPDNEVTRWALSIAQAEMVAHGVRAISKAYGDMIMDTEFCIDKTDRLWFVQARPETRWNEELEQHPDTIFMRRLEVDKKAIDSAEVILEGNGASRGAGQGTVKYLRSALELNKINKGDILAAERTDPDMVPGMRIASAILADVGGDTSHAAITSRELGIPAVIGIQRLEALRSLDGQQITVDGSGGKVYRGELPLVQVGGEINLAELPATKTKVGLILADVGQALFLSRLRTVPDFEIGLLRAEFMLGNIGVHPMALEAYDKDTLNDLVEEKIQQMDSHLTKAMKDQLAAGLIRMPLKLREYVGLITGLSGRMDSLAEQEGARSTDEVLAMHRKLREMDHKLDEHISYATDRLDVLKTSIDLEAHVAVILGYHDMLEPMPEPRSEAWKTRQEHEQIVAEYVKRLKDNPEIVAYLDQVTALREEVALKMGLKSEMDEVATLPERIRNLLEARGYTSGKENYIQTLAQGLALFAMAFYGSTIVYRTTDFKSNEYRNLLGGLLFEAHEDNPMIGYRGVSRNIHDWELEAFKLARGIYGGKNLSIMFPFVRTLEEARSMKRYLKQVHNLESGRDNLKVILMAEIPSNAILCKEFLQEVDGFSIGSNDMTQMVLATDRDNASLQHIYDEEDPAVVWAILAAIFAGQKAGKKVGFCGQGVSNSVILRGLVTVAGIVSASVVPDTYRQTKFDMAAVEAENIKTRDLGKWLKQQHMDRLRKLLEANSYGHILKKYKSPEDFMEWYEGELDRFSEQLREHMETPKEEFYRQEMEQFRSMFHKPVIYASWDWHHTVEDAMRHAGFVSFEEQEEALEVQRAKSW is encoded by the coding sequence ATGGCCAAGACCCAGAAAAAGCCCGCCCAGAAGGCTGAAAACGCCAAGGCCGCCAATACGGGGGCAAACACTGAGAGTCTCAAAGAGAAGTTGGTTCTCAACGGTGCCGAGATCACACAGATTGGCGAAGAGGCCGAGCTTCTCGTCGGCGGCAAGAACTACAACACCGCCATAATCAGTCAGGTCCAGGGCATCAGGGCTCCGGAGTTCCGGGCCATTTCCTCGCACGCTTTCCATATCATCCTTGACGAAACCAAGGTCAACGCGGCCGTGGTGCGCTCCACCGTGGACAAGGAATACAACCAGGTGGACTGGCACTCGGACGAGGTCAACCAGGATTCTGAATTCCTTCAGAAATTCGTTCGTCGCGTGGGTCGCAAGATCCGCGAGCAGTCTGCCAAACAATCCGGCACACCCATCAAGCTGCGCACCTTCATCAACAACGTGGTCGAGGGTTTTGCCACTTCGCCGGAAGGCATCGATCAGCTGCGCAAGCGTTCTGTGCTGGTCCAGTCCGCCATTTTGTCCGTCGAGGTGCCTGAGGCCATCGGCGGCGAGGTCAAGGACGCCTACCAGTCCATCTGCAAGGAGGCGGGCATGGACGATGTGCCCGTGGCCGTGCGCTCTTCGGCCGCAGGCGAAGACAGCCGCAAAAAGGCGTTTGCCGGGCTTCAGGATACCTACCTGAACATCGTCGGAGCCGACGAGTGCCTCGAAGCCTATCATTGGGACTGTGCCTCTGCCTACAACCTGCGTTCCATGACCTACCGCCGCGAGGCGATCCTCGACGCCATCACCAAGGCCGAGGAGACCGGCAACGATTCCATTGCCGAGACCGCCAAAAAGGAATGGGCCATCGAACACACTTCCCTTTCGGTCTGCATCATGCGCATGATCAACCCGGTCATCTCGGGTACGGCCTTCAGCGCCGACACTGCCACCGGCTGCCGGGGTACGGACCGCAACGACCTTGTCTCCATCGATGCCAGTTATGGCCTGGGAGAGGCCGTGGTGGGTGGCATGGTCACCCCGGACAAGTTCTACGTCTTCCAGCGCGACGGCAATCGTGAAGTGGTCATTCGCTACATGGGCTGCAAGGAAAAGAAGATTGTCTACAAGGAAGACGGCAGTGGCACCCATGTGGTGAAAGTGCCGGACAACGAGGTTACGCGCTGGGCGCTTTCCATCGCCCAGGCCGAGATGGTGGCTCATGGCGTTCGTGCCATTTCCAAAGCCTACGGTGACATGATTATGGACACCGAGTTCTGCATCGACAAGACCGACAGGCTCTGGTTCGTGCAGGCGCGTCCGGAAACCCGCTGGAACGAGGAGCTGGAACAGCACCCGGACACCATTTTCATGCGTCGCCTTGAGGTGGACAAGAAGGCCATTGATTCGGCCGAGGTCATCCTTGAAGGCAACGGCGCATCGCGGGGAGCAGGGCAGGGCACGGTCAAATATCTGCGTTCGGCCTTGGAATTGAACAAGATCAACAAGGGCGATATCCTGGCAGCCGAACGGACGGACCCGGACATGGTTCCGGGCATGCGTATCGCCTCGGCCATCCTGGCCGACGTGGGCGGCGACACCAGCCATGCGGCCATCACCTCGCGTGAGCTGGGCATTCCGGCCGTCATCGGCATCCAGCGGCTTGAGGCTCTGCGCTCCCTTGACGGCCAGCAGATCACGGTGGACGGCTCGGGCGGCAAGGTCTATCGCGGCGAACTTCCCCTGGTGCAGGTGGGCGGCGAGATCAATCTTGCCGAGCTGCCAGCCACCAAGACCAAAGTGGGCCTCATCCTGGCCGACGTGGGGCAGGCCCTTTTTCTTTCCCGCTTGCGCACCGTGCCCGATTTCGAGATCGGTCTGCTGCGCGCCGAGTTCATGCTCGGCAACATCGGTGTCCATCCCATGGCCCTTGAAGCCTATGACAAGGATACCCTCAACGATTTGGTCGAGGAAAAGATCCAGCAGATGGACAGCCATCTGACCAAGGCGATGAAGGATCAGCTCGCCGCCGGGCTGATTCGGATGCCACTGAAGCTGCGCGAGTACGTCGGGTTGATTACCGGCCTTTCCGGCAGGATGGATTCCCTGGCCGAGCAGGAAGGTGCGCGCAGCACCGACGAGGTGCTGGCCATGCACCGCAAGCTGCGCGAGATGGACCACAAGCTCGACGAACACATCTCCTATGCCACCGACCGTCTGGACGTGCTCAAGACCTCCATTGACCTGGAGGCCCATGTGGCGGTCATCCTCGGCTACCATGACATGCTCGAACCCATGCCCGAGCCGCGCAGCGAGGCGTGGAAAACCCGCCAGGAACACGAGCAGATTGTGGCCGAGTATGTCAAACGACTCAAGGATAATCCCGAGATCGTGGCCTATCTCGATCAGGTGACGGCCCTTCGCGAGGAGGTAGCCCTCAAGATGGGGCTCAAGTCCGAGATGGACGAGGTGGCCACGCTGCCCGAGCGCATCCGCAATCTGCTTGAGGCCCGCGGTTACACCTCGGGCAAGGAAAACTACATTCAGACCCTGGCCCAGGGGCTGGCCCTCTTTGCCATGGCCTTTTACGGCAGCACCATCGTCTACCGTACCACGGACTTCAAGTCCAACGAGTATCGCAACTTGCTGGGCGGCCTGCTCTTTGAGGCGCACGAGGACAACCCCATGATCGGCTACCGGGGCGTGTCGCGCAACATCCACGACTGGGAGCTGGAGGCCTTCAAATTGGCTCGGGGCATCTACGGTGGCAAGAATCTGAGCATCATGTTCCCCTTCGTGCGTACGCTGGAAGAGGCCAGGAGCATGAAGCGCTATCTCAAGCAGGTCCACAACCTGGAATCCGGCCGTGACAATCTCAAGGTCATCCTCATGGCCGAGATTCCGAGCAACGCCATCTTGTGCAAGGAGTTCCTGCAGGAAGTGGACGGTTTCTCCATCGGTTCCAACGACATGACTCAGATGGTGCTGGCCACTGACCGTGACAACGCGAGCCTTCAGCACATCTACGACGAGGAGGATCCGGCAGTGGTCTGGGCCATTCTCGCGGCCATTTTCGCCGGCCAGAAGGCGGGGAAAAAGGTGGGCTTCTGCGGCCAGGGCGTGAGCAACAGTGTCATCTTGCGCGGACTTGTGACTGTGGCCGGCATCGTGTCCGCCTCTGTGGTGCCCGACACCTATCGGCAGACCAAGTTCGATATGGCCGCTGTCGAGGCCGAAAACATCAAGACCCGTGATCTGGGCAAATGGCTCAAGCAGCAGCACATGGATCGGTTGCGCAAACTGCTTGAAGCCAACAGCTACGGACACATTCTCAAGAAGTACAAGTCCCCCGAGGACTTCATGGAGTGGTACGAGGGCGAGCTGGATCGTTTCAGCGAGCAGCTTCGCGAGCACATGGAGACGCCCAAGGAGGAGTTTTATCGTCAGGAAATGGAGCAGTTCCGCAGCATGTTCCATAAGCCCGTCATCTATGCCAGCTGGGATTGGCATCATACCGTGGAGGATGCCATGCGCCACGCTGGCTTCGTCTCCTTTGAAGAGCAGGAAGAAGCCCTGGAGGTACAGCGGGCCAAGAGCTGGTAA
- a CDS encoding flagellar protein FlaG — protein MNFSAISREREPRLEGVAPARAAVTSPARDPGSKETPHPLNGINEKHTPLSREEVAILAAEMEKTLEANNVKLKFNIIEENDTIQVEIVNGEGKTIRKIPSDDMIKLSKSLENLERGFLDTRF, from the coding sequence ATGAATTTCTCCGCAATATCAAGGGAGCGCGAGCCCCGCTTGGAGGGCGTTGCCCCCGCCAGGGCAGCGGTCACGTCCCCTGCCCGCGATCCGGGGAGCAAAGAAACGCCGCACCCCCTCAACGGCATTAACGAAAAGCACACCCCCCTTTCCAGAGAGGAGGTGGCCATCCTGGCCGCTGAAATGGAAAAGACGCTCGAAGCCAACAACGTCAAGCTCAAGTTCAATATCATTGAAGAAAATGACACCATCCAGGTCGAGATCGTCAACGGAGAGGGAAAAACCATTCGCAAAATCCCGAGCGATGACATGATCAAGCTTTCCAAATCTCTGGAGAACCTGGAGCGGGGCTTCCTCGACACCCGATTCTAG
- a CDS encoding motility protein A, with protein sequence MDIATLIGLLGAFGLVLTAIFMGGNAAGFIDIPSVAVVIGGTFAVTFVMFPLSVVIGTIKVGLKTLLFKSNDPQEIIRLISSLADTARKQSLVSLEKVPIEDPFLKKGVMLVVDGSSETLVRSVMEIELEFMKQRHRQGQSVFRGMGTMAPAFGMIGTLIGLVNMLSNLSDPSSIGPAMAVALLTTFYGAVLANCVFLPMATKLEERSAEDCLFMQIMIEGVASLQRGDHPSVVREKLQAFLAPAMREQT encoded by the coding sequence ATGGACATCGCAACGCTGATTGGCCTGCTCGGTGCGTTCGGGCTTGTTTTGACCGCCATCTTTATGGGTGGCAATGCTGCAGGATTCATCGATATTCCCTCTGTGGCGGTGGTCATCGGCGGGACATTTGCGGTGACCTTTGTCATGTTTCCCTTGAGCGTGGTCATCGGCACCATCAAGGTGGGGTTGAAGACTTTGCTGTTCAAGTCCAACGACCCACAGGAGATTATCCGCCTCATTTCCTCCCTGGCAGACACTGCCCGCAAACAGAGCCTCGTGTCCCTGGAGAAGGTGCCCATTGAAGATCCTTTCCTCAAAAAGGGCGTCATGCTGGTTGTTGACGGGTCGAGCGAGACCCTGGTCCGGTCGGTCATGGAGATTGAGCTTGAGTTCATGAAGCAACGGCACCGGCAGGGGCAATCCGTGTTCCGGGGCATGGGCACCATGGCCCCGGCCTTTGGCATGATCGGTACCTTGATCGGACTGGTGAACATGCTCTCCAATCTTTCCGATCCTTCCTCCATCGGCCCGGCCATGGCCGTGGCGCTGCTGACGACCTTTTATGGCGCGGTATTGGCCAACTGCGTGTTCCTGCCCATGGCCACCAAGCTGGAGGAGCGCTCGGCCGAGGATTGTCTGTTCATGCAGATCATGATCGAAGGTGTGGCCTCGCTTCAGCGGGGGGACCATCCCAGCGTGGTCCGGGAAAAGCTTCAGGCATTCCTGGCACCCGCCATGCGCGAGCAGACCTGA
- a CDS encoding FapA family protein: MPYWLKHHFNPHQDQQVLRPERQDDGSVDHYELNFVQSVEAGDVIAQWMDLADMPEGQADPRFVFDDKVFPAGKGTGIKRASPDKLFAAVNGYVCYRDGKIVVLDTLTLPSEVDFRTGNINFIGNVIIGGSARGGFVVRGRDVTIQGQVEGARVEALRGLNCRGGVKGGKTAFLESGRTMKLAFCEYATIKAGEDILVKGALMHSDVYAGRRLAVGGRLTGGRIHCHEYVYVGEQLGGGLDTDTSLVVGYDPGLLFADAEYDRRIAALLEEMAACEKSIKRGENPQQCGIRLASVNRELDLLKTLKVKLWEGIRGTGQVDRCRILVPGVVRPGVEISIGSAFLKVDDYLEDVFFYHENDEVRIGASAHKFMK, translated from the coding sequence ATGCCGTATTGGCTCAAACATCATTTCAATCCCCATCAGGATCAGCAAGTCCTCAGACCTGAGCGCCAGGACGACGGCAGCGTCGATCATTATGAGCTGAACTTCGTGCAGAGTGTCGAGGCCGGGGATGTCATCGCTCAGTGGATGGATCTGGCCGACATGCCCGAAGGGCAGGCAGATCCGCGATTCGTTTTTGATGACAAGGTCTTTCCCGCAGGCAAGGGGACGGGCATCAAGCGAGCCAGTCCTGACAAGCTTTTTGCGGCGGTGAACGGATACGTGTGCTACCGTGACGGAAAGATCGTGGTCCTCGACACCCTGACCTTGCCTTCCGAAGTGGATTTTCGCACCGGAAACATCAACTTTATCGGTAACGTGATCATCGGAGGTTCTGCGCGGGGCGGGTTTGTGGTCCGGGGACGCGATGTCACCATACAGGGCCAGGTCGAAGGAGCCCGGGTGGAGGCCCTGCGCGGCCTTAACTGCCGGGGTGGCGTCAAGGGCGGCAAGACTGCCTTTCTCGAATCCGGGCGGACCATGAAGCTGGCCTTCTGCGAATATGCCACCATCAAGGCCGGTGAGGATATTCTGGTCAAGGGTGCTCTCATGCACAGCGACGTGTATGCGGGCCGCAGACTGGCTGTGGGCGGCAGGCTTACCGGCGGCCGCATCCACTGCCACGAGTATGTCTACGTGGGAGAGCAGCTGGGAGGCGGCTTGGACACAGACACCTCGCTGGTGGTGGGGTATGACCCCGGACTGCTTTTTGCCGACGCTGAATACGACAGGCGCATCGCCGCTCTGCTTGAAGAGATGGCCGCCTGCGAAAAATCCATCAAGCGGGGAGAAAACCCCCAACAGTGCGGGATACGGCTTGCCTCGGTCAATCGCGAACTCGACCTTCTCAAGACACTCAAGGTCAAGCTTTGGGAGGGCATCCGGGGGACCGGACAGGTGGACAGGTGCCGGATTCTTGTGCCCGGAGTGGTAAGACCCGGCGTGGAGATCAGTATCGGTTCGGCCTTTCTGAAGGTGGACGACTATCTTGAAGACGTGTTCTTTTACCATGAGAACGATGAGGTCAGGATTGGCGCATCGGCTCACAAATTCATGAAATAA
- a CDS encoding FMN-dependent NADH-azoreductase — MTKIMYIKASPRDARSHSIAVADRFIKACRTADPGVEILVRDLFAMDLPPLDGPTLTGKYNIMHGRPFSEADKKAWNSVETVIADFKSADKYVFAIPMWNFSLPYRLKHYMDIVAQPTYTFVPEGGGYKGLVNAPAFIAYARGGDYPEGSPYNFQEDYMTFYLGFIGITNVKSVAVQPTLAGDELRDASKARAIEKALEIARTF; from the coding sequence GTGACCAAAATCATGTACATCAAGGCATCCCCCAGGGACGCACGCTCCCATTCCATTGCCGTGGCCGACCGCTTCATCAAGGCGTGCCGCACCGCTGATCCAGGAGTAGAAATATTGGTGCGCGATCTCTTTGCCATGGATCTGCCCCCTCTGGACGGGCCGACATTGACGGGCAAGTACAACATCATGCACGGCCGTCCCTTCTCCGAAGCGGACAAAAAGGCGTGGAACTCGGTGGAGACGGTCATCGCCGACTTCAAGAGCGCAGACAAGTATGTCTTCGCCATCCCCATGTGGAACTTCTCCCTGCCCTACCGGCTCAAGCACTACATGGACATCGTGGCCCAGCCCACCTATACCTTCGTACCCGAGGGCGGTGGCTACAAGGGGTTGGTCAACGCCCCTGCCTTCATCGCCTACGCCCGGGGCGGCGACTACCCCGAGGGCTCGCCCTACAATTTCCAGGAAGACTACATGACCTTCTACCTCGGCTTCATAGGCATCACCAACGTGAAAAGCGTGGCTGTGCAGCCCACTCTGGCCGGGGACGAACTTCGCGACGCCTCCAAAGCCCGGGCCATCGAAAAGGCCCTTGAGATCGCCCGGACCTTCTGA